A single window of Crassostrea angulata isolate pt1a10 chromosome 8, ASM2561291v2, whole genome shotgun sequence DNA harbors:
- the LOC128160358 gene encoding uncharacterized protein LOC128160358: protein MDPHNSAQDVHRCDLCETAIVHSYCDFCHVNLCIPCIGKHISDGYDKHKIVPFQERRSTLIYPKCETHPQKTCELQCKDCNNISICSFCTASEQHRGHIFVQISTVYKAQKETIEKDTEELVNTLSPTYEEIARDLENQLANLDGGYEKLTSAMSKQGEQWHREIDIIINKMKTEISEIKVKHRDVLKKHLDEIKQTQSLIKQTLRAINEIEKSTEVSPTIAYSSKIREFSTLPPKIQVSLPTFIPKPIDREKLYSLFGQITQLSTATEKNVLSLHQPKTSVRELLDEPEIVTTIQTGHEYLRSVACLNDGSIWTSGKTNDIKCFNSKGSLFQTVKQKSGNFPNDIAVDSDGDLLYISGTTGTVNKVKNGQTEEMIRLLEWTPSKLCVTSTGDLLVTMFSDNETQSKVVRYSGSTEKQTIQFDDKGTPLYSGNGKIKYITENRNHDICVADWKAGEVVVVNQDGKLRWRYTGHLSVTKNQPFIPCGITTDSQSRILTADGYNHCIHILDQNGQFLRYIDNCDLMYPYGLCVDNNDNLFVCELTMDPHNSAQDVHRCDLCETAIVHSYCDFCHVNLCKPCVVDHISDGYDKHKIVPFKERRSTLIYPKCETHPQKMCELQCKDCNNISICSFCTASEQHRGHTFVQISNVYKAQKKTIEKDTEELVNTLSPTYEEIARDLENQLANLDGGYEKLTSAMSKQGEQWHREIDFIINKTKTEISEIKVKHRDILQKHLNEIKQIQSLIKQSLRAIHEIEKSTEVSLTIAYSSKIREFSKLPPKIQVSMPTFIPKPIDREKLYSLFGQIMPLSTAAEGKVLSLHQPKTSVRELLDKPKRVATIQTGHERLRNVTCLNDGSIWTSGMTNDIKCFNSKGSLLQTVKQKSGKYPNAIAVYSDEDLLYTSGATKTVYKVKSDQTEELIRLQGWTPGKLCVTSTGDLLVTMFSKDGTQSKVVRYSGSTEKQTIQFEDEGKPLYSGNSAFKYITENRNHDICVADCEAGAVVVVNQDGKLRWRYTSHPSVTKNEPFVPWGITTDSQSHVLTADIDNHCIHIVDQNGQFLRYIDNCDLKYPTGLCVDNNDNLFVCELNEGNVKKIKYLK from the exons ATGGATCCCCATAACAGTGCCCAGGATGTACAccgatgtgacctttgtgagaccgccatagtacacagctactgtgacttttgCCATGTCAACCTATGCATACCATGTATAGGCAAACACATCTCAGATGGCTAcgacaaacataaaattgtccCTTTCCAGGAACGAAGatcaaccctcatttatccgaAATGTGAAACACATCCACAAAAAACGTGCGAATTGCAGTGCAAAGATTGTAATAACATTTCGATTTGTTCCTTTTGTACTGCATCTGAACAACACAGGGGGCATATTTTCGTACAAATATCAACTGTGTACAAGGCACAGAAAGAAACTATTGAAAAGGATACAGAAGAGTTAGTAAACACTTTATCTCCTACATATGAAGAAATTGCACGCGACTTGGAAAATCAGCTTGCCAACCTGGATGGAGGATATGAGAAACTTACATCAGCAATGTCCAAACAAGGAGAgcaatggcacagagaaattgacatcattatcaacaaaatgaaaactgaaataaGCGAGATTAAAGTAAAGCACAGAGACGTTTTAAAGAAACACTTGGATGAAATCAAACAGACACAGTCCCTCATAAAGCAAACGCTACGTGCCATAAACGAAATAGAGAAATCTACCGAAGTATCTCCAACCATTGCGTACAGTTCTAAAATCAGAGAGTTCAGCACGCTTCCACCCAAGATTCAGGTATCACTACCAACATTCATTCCAAAACCAATAGACCGTGAGAAGCTGTATAGTTTGTTTGGACAGATCACCCAATTATCTACTGCTACAGAGAAAAATGTCTTGTCACTACACCAACCCAAAACTTCAGTCAGAGAACTACTGGATGAACCAGAGATTGTTACCACAATACAGACTGGGCATGAATATCTACGCAGTGTTGCCTGTCTAAATGATGGTAGTATATGGACGAGCGGAAAGACCAATGATATCAAATGCTTCAACAGTAAGGGGTCACTCTTCCAGACAGTCAAGCAAAAATCAGGTAATTTCCCCAATGATATAGCTGTAGACAGTGATGGGGATCTACTGTACATTAGTGGGACAACAGGGACAGTAAATAAAGTAAAGAATGGGCAGACAGAAGAGATGATCAGATTACTGGAGTGGACGCCTAGTAAACTGTGTGTCACCTCTACTGGTGATCTCCTGGTTACCATGTTCAGTGATAATGAAACGCAATCCAAAGTTGTCCGTTACTCGGGATCTACAGAGAAACAAACCATTCAATTTGATGATAAAGGTACACCTCTGTACTCAGGGAATGGTAAGATTAAATACATCACAGAGAACAGAAACCATGATATCTGTGTAGCTGACTGGAAGGCTGGTGAAGTAGTGGTAGTTAATCAGGACGGGAAACTCAGATGGAGATACACCGGTCATCTCTCAGTTACCAAGAACCAACCATTTATACCTTGtggtatcacaacagacagtcagagtcgtatcctgacagcagacggttacaaccattgtatccacattctagatcagaatggacagtttctccgttacattgataactgtgatctGATGTATCCTtatggtttatgtgtggacaataATGACAATCTGTTTGTGTGCGA ATTAACTATGGATCCCCATAACAGTGCCCAGGATGTGCAccgatgtgacctttgtgagaccgccatagtacacagctactgtgacttttgtcatgtCAACCTCTGCAAGCCCTGTGTAGTAGATCACATCTCAGATggatatgacaaacataaaatagtccCTTTCAAGGAACGAAGatcaaccctcatttatccgaAATGTGAAACACATCCACAAAAAATGTGCGAATTGCAGTGCAAAGATTGTAATAACATTTCGATTTGTTCCTTTTGTACTGCATCAGAACAACACAGGGGGCATACTTTCGTACAAATATCAAATGTGTACAAGGCACAGAAAAAAACTATTGAAAAGGATACAGAAGAGTTAGTAAACACTTTATCTCCTACATATGAAGAAATTGCACGCGACTTGGAAAATCAGCTTGCCAACCTGGATGGAGGATATGAGAAACTTACATCAGCAATGTCCAAACAAGGAGAgcaatggcacagagaaattGACTTCAtcatcaacaaaacaaaaactgaaataagCGAGATTAAAGTAAAACACAGAGACATTTTACAGAAACActtgaatgaaataaaacagaTACAGTCCCTCATAAAGCAATCGCTACGTGCCATACACGAAATAGAGAAATCTACCGAAGTATCTCTAACCATTGCGTACAGTTCTAAAATCAGAGAATTCAGCAAGCTTCCACCCAAGATTCAGGTATCAATGCCAACGTTCATTCCAAAACCAATAGACCGTGAGAAGCTGTACAGTTTGTTTGGACAGATCATGCCATTATCTACTGCTGCAGAGGGAAAGGTCTTGTCACTACACCAACCCAAAACTTCAGTCAGAGAACTACTGGATAAACCGAAGCGTGTTGCCACAATACAGACTGGGCATGAAAGACTACGCAATGTGACCTGTCTAAATGATGGTAGCATATGGACGAGCGGAATGACCAATGATATCAAATGCTTCAACAGTAAGGGGTCACTCCTCCAGACAGTCAAACAAAAATCAGGTAAATACCCCAATGCTATAGCTGTATACAGTGATGAGGATCTACTGTATACTAGTGGGGCAACAAAGACAGTGTATAAAGTAAAGAGTGACCAGACAGAAGAGTTGATCAGATTACAGGGATGGACGCCTGGTAAACTGTGTGTCACCTCTACTGGTGATCTCCTGGTTACCATGTTCAGTAAAGATGGAACTCAATCCAAAGTTGTCCGTTACTCGGGATCtacagagaaacaaacaattcaatttgaAGATGAAGGTAAACCTCTGTACTCAGGGAATAGTGCTTTTAAATACATCACTGAGAACAGAAATCAtgacatctgtgtagctgactGTGAGGctggtgcagtagtggtggttaaTCAGGACGGCAAACTCAGATGGAGATACACCAGCCATCCCTCAGTTACCAAGAATGAACCATTCGTACCCTGGggtatcacaacagacagccagagtCATGTACTGACAGCAGACATTGACAACCACTGTATCCATATAGTGgatcagaatggacagtttctccgttacattgataactgtgatctGAAGTATCCTactggtttatgtgtggacaataATGACAATTTGTTTGTGTGTGAGTTAAACGAAggcaatgtaaagaaaatcaaatatttgaaatag